The Rattus rattus isolate New Zealand chromosome 1, Rrattus_CSIRO_v1, whole genome shotgun sequence genome includes a region encoding these proteins:
- the Phf5a gene encoding PHD finger-like domain-containing protein 5A has protein sequence MAKHHPDLIFCRKQAGVAIGRLCEKCDGKCVICDSYVRPCTLVRICDECNYGSYQGRCVICGGPGVSDAYYCKECTIQEKDRDGCPKIVNLGSSKTDLFYERKKYGFKKR, from the exons ATGGCTAAACATCATCCAGATTTGATTTTCTGCCGCAAGCAGGCTGGTGTAG CTATCGGAAGACTGTGTGAAAAAT GTGATGGCAAATGTGTGATCTGCGATTCCTACGTGCGTCCCTGTACCCTGGTTCGCATATGTGATGAGTGTAACTATGGATCTTACCAGGGCCGCTGCGTGATCTGTGGAGGTCCCGGAGTCTCTGATGCCTACTATTGTAAAGAGTGCACCATTCAGGAGAAGGAT AGAGACGGTTGCCCAAAGATTGTCAATTTGGGGAGCTCTAAGACAGACCTGTTCTATGAGCGCAAAAAATACGGCTTCAAGAAGAGGTGA